A genomic window from Hominilimicola fabiformis includes:
- the fabK gene encoding enoyl-[acyl-carrier-protein] reductase FabK, whose protein sequence is MKTRLCELLGIEYPIIQGGMAWVATAELAAAVSNGGGIGLIAAGNAPADVVRAQIQKAKSLTDKPFGVNVMMMSPFVEEVMQVIIEEKPAVVATGAGNPGKYIPSLKEAGIKIMPVVASVAMAKKMEKDGADAIIAEGTEAGGHIGELTTMVLVPQVVDAVSIPVVAAGGIADSRGAVAAFALGADGIQVGTRFICSTECIAHDNYKQAVIKAKDRDAVVTGRSTGAPVRALKNKLTREYDKLEKQGASFEEIEALGVGGLRRAFEEGDTQTGSLMAGQSAAMVHEIQPCADIIKSYFDGTEAVIETITSKLK, encoded by the coding sequence ATGAAGACAAGATTATGTGAATTACTTGGTATTGAATATCCTATTATTCAAGGCGGTATGGCATGGGTAGCTACAGCCGAGCTTGCGGCAGCTGTTTCAAACGGCGGCGGTATCGGACTTATCGCGGCAGGAAATGCACCGGCGGACGTTGTAAGAGCACAAATTCAAAAGGCAAAGTCACTGACAGATAAGCCTTTTGGCGTAAACGTGATGATGATGTCACCGTTCGTTGAAGAAGTTATGCAGGTTATTATAGAAGAAAAGCCGGCAGTAGTTGCAACAGGTGCCGGTAATCCGGGTAAATACATACCGTCACTTAAAGAGGCAGGAATTAAGATTATGCCGGTTGTTGCAAGTGTTGCAATGGCAAAAAAGATGGAAAAAGACGGTGCAGACGCAATTATCGCAGAGGGTACAGAGGCAGGCGGACATATCGGTGAACTTACAACAATGGTACTTGTACCGCAAGTTGTTGACGCGGTAAGTATTCCGGTTGTAGCGGCAGGCGGTATAGCTGACAGCAGAGGTGCTGTTGCGGCATTTGCACTTGGCGCAGACGGTATTCAAGTCGGTACAAGATTTATCTGCTCAACAGAGTGTATCGCACACGATAACTATAAGCAAGCCGTTATAAAGGCAAAAGACAGAGATGCGGTTGTTACGGGTAGATCAACAGGTGCGCCTGTAAGAGCGCTTAAAAATAAACTTACTCGTGAATATGACAAACTTGAAAAGCAAGGTGCGTCATTTGAAGAAATAGAAGCACTTGGCGTTGGCGGTCTAAGACGTGCATTTGAAGAAGGTGACACACAAACCGGTTCACTTATGGCTGGTCAATCAGCCGCTATGGTACACGAAATTCAACCTTGTGCAGACATAATCAAGAGTTATTTTGACGGTACAGAGGCAGTTATTGAAACAATTACTTCTAAACTTAAATAA
- the fabD gene encoding ACP S-malonyltransferase, producing the protein MGKLAFVFAGQGAQAVGMGKELAENFPIADKTFDEASEALGFDIKDMIWNGDSETLMITENTQPTIVTMSVAALRVLQEKGIKPDVVAGLSLGEYTAHIASGSMEFADGVRLVKKRGKYMQEEVPVGKGAMAAIIALSAEDVIACCEEASKVGICSPANFNCPGQIVVSGEVAAVDKCCELAKEKGAKRALKLPVSAPFHCAMLIGAGEKLAKELENVEVKDMQIPVITNVTADYVSSKEDIKPLLIKQVSSSVKWEETIRRMIADGVDTFVEVGPGKALSGFIKKVSRDVKVFNVEDMASLEKTLEGLNA; encoded by the coding sequence ATGGGTAAATTAGCATTTGTATTTGCAGGACAAGGCGCACAAGCTGTCGGAATGGGTAAGGAACTTGCCGAAAACTTTCCGATTGCCGATAAGACATTTGACGAGGCAAGTGAGGCACTTGGCTTTGATATAAAGGATATGATTTGGAACGGCGACAGTGAAACTCTTATGATTACAGAGAACACGCAGCCGACAATCGTTACAATGAGTGTTGCGGCACTTAGAGTATTGCAAGAAAAAGGTATTAAGCCTGACGTTGTTGCCGGACTTAGCCTTGGTGAATATACTGCACACATTGCGTCGGGTTCAATGGAATTTGCTGACGGTGTAAGACTTGTAAAAAAACGCGGTAAGTATATGCAGGAGGAAGTGCCTGTAGGAAAAGGCGCTATGGCGGCTATTATCGCACTTTCCGCAGAGGACGTTATCGCTTGCTGCGAAGAGGCTTCAAAAGTCGGTATTTGTTCACCTGCAAACTTTAACTGTCCTGGTCAAATCGTTGTATCGGGTGAAGTTGCGGCAGTGGATAAGTGTTGTGAATTGGCAAAGGAAAAGGGCGCAAAACGTGCTTTAAAACTTCCTGTTTCAGCTCCGTTCCATTGTGCTATGCTTATAGGCGCAGGCGAAAAACTTGCAAAAGAACTTGAAAATGTAGAAGTTAAGGATATGCAAATTCCTGTAATCACAAACGTAACTGCTGATTACGTTTCTTCAAAGGAAGATATTAAACCGCTTTTAATCAAGCAAGTATCTTCATCTGTTAAATGGGAAGAAACTATCAGAAGAATGATAGCAGACGGAGTTGATACATTCGTTGAAGTCGGACCGGGTAAGGCACTTAGCGGATTTATAAAGAAAGTTTCAAGAGATGTAAAGGTGTTTAACGTAGAGGACATGGCGTCACTTGAAAAGACTCTTGAAGGTCTTAACGCATAA
- a CDS encoding beta-ketoacyl-ACP synthase III, protein MINAKITGVGGYVPEKVYDNAYMESIVDTNDEWITRRTGIKERHISADNEYTTDMATIAAKRAIENAGLTPEDIDLIMLATVTPDYFTPACACIVQSNLGAVNAAAFDYNAACSGFVTGLTIAEQFIKAGTYKHIVVVCADTLSKATDYKDRATCVLFGDAAGAAVVSASEEQGIIATDIGADGSSGHAITSLAYRNDEEETEKRISHRKDTIWMAGQAVMKFAVKAMADASARVVNSAGLTWDDIALVVPHQANYRIVESAVKRMGITDEKVFLNLEKYGNTSASCIPVALTEAVQQGRIKKGNKVVLVGFGGGLTWGAALIEW, encoded by the coding sequence ATGATTAATGCAAAGATAACAGGTGTAGGCGGATATGTTCCGGAAAAGGTATATGACAATGCGTATATGGAAAGCATTGTTGATACAAACGACGAATGGATAACAAGACGTACAGGCATAAAGGAAAGACATATTTCAGCCGACAACGAATATACAACGGATATGGCAACAATCGCCGCTAAGCGTGCTATTGAAAATGCAGGACTTACACCTGAGGATATTGACCTTATAATGCTTGCAACAGTTACACCTGATTACTTCACACCGGCTTGTGCTTGTATTGTGCAAAGCAATCTTGGTGCAGTAAATGCGGCGGCATTTGACTATAATGCGGCTTGTTCGGGATTTGTTACAGGTCTTACTATCGCAGAACAGTTTATAAAAGCAGGAACATACAAGCATATCGTTGTGGTATGTGCCGACACATTAAGCAAGGCTACAGATTATAAAGACAGAGCAACTTGCGTATTGTTCGGCGACGCGGCAGGTGCGGCAGTTGTATCTGCAAGTGAAGAACAAGGTATTATCGCAACAGACATCGGTGCAGACGGCTCAAGCGGTCACGCTATAACAAGTCTTGCATACAGAAATGATGAAGAAGAAACAGAAAAGAGAATAAGCCACAGAAAAGATACTATTTGGATGGCAGGACAAGCTGTTATGAAGTTTGCCGTCAAAGCAATGGCAGACGCAAGCGCAAGAGTTGTAAACAGCGCAGGATTGACTTGGGACGATATTGCACTTGTTGTACCTCACCAGGCTAATTACAGAATTGTTGAAAGTGCCGTAAAGAGAATGGGTATCACTGATGAAAAGGTATTTTTGAACCTTGAAAAGTACGGTAACACATCAGCGTCTTGTATCCCTGTTGCACTTACAGAGGCAGTTCAGCAAGGCAGAATTAAAAAGGGCAACAAGGTTGTACTTGTAGGCTTCGGCGGCGGACTTACATGGGGTGCGGCACTTATTGAGTGGTAA